GAAGCGCAGTGAAAACACGAGAGGAACAATGATGCGAAAGACGATCATGGTGCTGGCCGCCACCGGTGCCGTGGCGCTGGCGGGCTGCTCGAGCGGTTCGAGCGACACGCAGTCCAGTGCCCCTCCGGCGGGCGCGACCATCACCGTCACCGACGCCTACATCCCGCAGCCGGCATCGAACACCTCGGCGATGTTCGGAACCGTGGCCAACTCCGGTGCGGAGTCCGTGAAGATCACAGGGGGTTCTGCTCCGGACGTCGCGATGGTCCAGGTCCACGAGTTCGTGAAGCAGGGGAACACCGAGGTCATGCAGGAGGTTCCGGGGGGCCTCGAGATTCCTGCCGGCGGCAGCGTCGAACTCAAGC
This genomic interval from Micrococcales bacterium contains the following:
- a CDS encoding copper chaperone PCu(A)C; its protein translation is MMRKTIMVLAATGAVALAGCSSGSSDTQSSAPPAGATITVTDAYIPQPASNTSAMFGTVANSGAESVKITGGSAPDVAMVQVHEFVKQGNTEVMQEVPGGLEIPAGGSVELKPGSYHVMLMDVTADWKVGDEIPVTLNLSNGDTVQVTAPVEAREGMNPDGATEDEGPMDMSGSPSS